The genomic interval TGGGCCGCCATATCCGCCGCATCGAGGATGTTGAATTTAATCCTGATGGAAATGAGCTCGGTTATGGAATTCATGTTGCAATCGGAATGGAATATTTAATAAATGAATATTTTTCAGTCCGCGGACAAATGCGTTTCAGAGATCCGGAATTCACTATGAAGAGTCGTTATTCAAATCCGGCAGTAAATTACAAAGGAAATAATTATCCGCTCCCTGCAGGAAGTATCAGTTCAAAAGTTAATATCGACGGCATTACTTTCAATATCGGTCTTTCATTTAATTTTTAATCTCTTTTTATATCAGACCTCTTAACTTCAGCTTTATATTAATTATATTACGTCACAAAAACTGAAGGTCGGTTTTAATTGGACCAGAAAAGAATTTATTTAACGGGTTTCATGACGAGCGGCAAGAGTACTCTCGGTCCAATTATTGCCAATGTCATTGGTTTCGATTTTTACGACCTGGATAAGGAAATTGAAAAGGAAGAAAATCTTTCTGTAATTGAAATCTTTGAAAAAAGGGGGGAGCCCTATTTCAGGGAAATTGAAAGCAGAATACTTAAGGATTTATCGAACGGAAACCGTGTTATTATATCACTGGGAGGCGGGACTATTATTAATTCTGTAAACTATGAATTGATGAAGCGGACCGGAAAGATTGTCTATCTAAAAGTATCCCCTTCAAACCTTTATAAGCGCTTAAAAAATAAAATTGACAGACCGCTGTTCCGGGATCTTGTACTGGGCGAAAATCCGCAGGAAGACTTTATTCACAGAATAAAAGAATTACTGGATAAAAGAA from Melioribacteraceae bacterium carries:
- a CDS encoding shikimate kinase; this encodes MDQKRIYLTGFMTSGKSTLGPIIANVIGFDFYDLDKEIEKEENLSVIEIFEKRGEPYFREIESRILKDLSNGNRVIISLGGGTIINSVNYELMKRTGKIVYLKVSPSNLYKRLKNKIDRPLFRDLVLGENPQEDFIHRIKELLDKRKIYYEKADLTIDTDMSPIGITVDKIAKKIMDLFHEKN